Part of the Micropterus dolomieu isolate WLL.071019.BEF.003 ecotype Adirondacks linkage group LG22, ASM2129224v1, whole genome shotgun sequence genome is shown below.
AGGCCtgcatgaaaacactgcagccgaTTACTGTAAATTATACCTTTGGCCATGTGGAGTGTTTTGAAACAATGTTTTGTAACTATGTGCTCCATAACACATGTCATAGGGAGTTGCACAATAATTAAACCTGTTTAAGTTGCTTCGGTCAGATCCATACCATAATAGCTCTGGACTCTGGCATGATATTGCAGACATCTGTTTTTATAAAGGAGACTAGATTTCACACTCCATTTACAGATTACCGTGCCTTTGTCACTTTTTACTAAAAAGGCTTCTTGATTGTTAGATTGTTATTTTGACTCTTCCTCCCTCGCTGTATAGATGCTGAATAACCATTTCCTAGATCCTGAGCATCCTAACCATCTCTTAACATGTGCTTATTATACACTGTTCTTTGTCTATTTTTTCTGCCTGTTTAGTCTTTGGTGGCACATCCCAATCACAGTCATGTCAGATACATCTGAACCGTCTTCTGAATGGTTGACAAGCAGCGAAATAGGTAACAGAAAATACAACACAGAGCTTTGGAATTTTTGGACCAGATGACCAGATACACAAGATAACCTTTCCTTAGttatggtttttatttttctttatactATGCCTACTTTATACTAGGCCTATTGGCATTTGACCAATATTTGTCCTttgaacagaaaagaaagaaaaattcaTTTCTAAGAGTGGAGAGTGGATCCTGGCAAATGTCAACTGTACTGGATACTACAGAGTCAATTACAACCCAGAGAACTGGCAACGCCTCCTGAATCAGCTAGAGACAAATCCAAAAGTGAGTACTGAGCCAAATAATGAGTTAGCAAATAAAGAGCTGAAACCAACCTCTACATATTGTTCATTTGTTCTCTTAGAAAATTGTCTGTTGTTAACACACTTCCTTGGTTGTTAATTTAGTCTTATGTTACTATTAACAACTAGACAGTGGACACACTTTTGGTTTGTAGTGTTTCTAGCAAGGTAGGCTGTTCTAGTCTAGACAGTAAACCTGGATTGAGTGCGGCCAGTTGGAgccaaaaaaaacactgtagtgATCATTCTGCTCTGTGTACTCACAGATACTCAATATAAATCTTGCACCATCTTGTGTCATCACCAAAACTCACAATGGCAGCTGAATTGTGTGGCTAAAAGAAACCAGACTACTTAGAGCCTTTGCCCTGATTATGAACTACAGGAATTATGTTGACTCCAAAATGTGTACCTGATTTCTTGAACTTGACTCTTTCCAAGTGCTGATTACCACAAACAATTCTATGTGCTGTCATAGACATCcattagacaaaaaaagaacCAAATTCACCGACAGAACTAGCCCGGCCCCTTTTAAAAAGATGATTTCCCTAAAGTGGCGGGCCAACTGCCTGACAGTCTTAGGCATCCCTTGAGCCACTGTGTTAACACAACTAAAAAGACACTTGACCATGGAATTACATGGCAACTTGAAACAGGTCTTTTAGAAATTACTAATGCAGAAACAAATCATAAACTCACATTGTTGGGTTAATATCTGATTTTAAAAACGTATACGTTCAATGTAATAAATAGAAATTGATTTGGTTCAATGCCTTATTTTGCATTTTCCCCTATGGCACTCAAGTCATCATTTCCTGCTCTAATGCTTTGCTGTTGGTAAATTACGTCTTCATGCTTGGAATCTTCGTAAACTGAAATGTTAACTGTCCCTCATcttgctcttgtttttcagcGAATCCCACTGATGAACAGAGGGCAGCTCATTGATGATGCTTTTAACTTGGCGAGGTGATAACTTGGATTCAGTACATTCAGACTGCTACAAATCAATTTTCTGTCTGTTAAGTGTGTTGTGATTCTGTAATCGTAATGTGTCATACCTGAAAAAAACATGACTGAAACAAGGTCACGCTCATCTTACCAAATCCAATATCTGTTTTCCTCAGGGCCAAACTTGTCAACGTGACTCTAGCTCTGAATTCAACCCGCTTCCTTCGGAATGAGACAGCGTACCTTCCCTGGGAATCAGCAGTCAGGAACCTTGACTACTTTGTCCTCATGTTTGACCGCTCCGAGGTGTATGGACCCATGCAGGCATGTGTCGTTCCTTTTTATCTTGTGACATTCAAAGTGAAATATGTATCTTGCTTTATTACATTACTAACTAAACTGACCTGTGTTGGATGGAGAAGGTGGATTTAACAGACTAAATTTGATTTCCTGCTGGTATCAATGTGcagtaaaaatgtaatattgctGCGTGTGTTCCTGAAATTCCACGGTAAAGCTGATTCTTCCTGCAGATGTACCTCCGGGAACAGGTTAAGGGTCTCTACAACTTCTTCAGGAACTACACAGATAATTCAGAAGTCCCAAATGACCACTCCTTACAGTAAGGAAAGATGAATTTTACTGATCCATTGGggataatataatttaatacgCAACAGATTCTCACATTTGCTGTTTACACTCACTGTCCAGTCCACGACTGCCAATGCAGAGCAGATATGTGCCTTTGCATTCTTCACATCAGTTACAGATATGCTAGTGACAGAGGTGTAGTGCGGACTgcaaattaatgaattaatcaaatTCACATTTAACAACACTGTCAATACTGTGAAATaccattaattaaaaataacaatgaatcaaataactaaaatgaaagGTGTCGCTTATAGcgacaaccccccccccccccccccccccccccccccccccccccccccccaaaaaattttTTCTCTTGCTCCCATTCCCACTCTTTTTATTCAACTGATAACTTATATACCTAAGTTCAATCAACTCATACATGTCTGACAGAAGTCTCAAATAggcaacacaatgaattaataCAAGTTTAACTTCTGAAGACTCATATAGTTGAGTTCAGGTTTCACAACTTGTCAGAGTTTGTCAGAGAAAATAATCTTAACTCAGGGTGCCCTTGCTAGCTTTTTCAACGCTTTCAATGGCATCTCTCAGTCTTCTTCAGAATGCATAACATTATATTTAATGTCATTTAATACCTGTACACTTATTATATACCATGAAATTGTGCTTAATTCCAAGACACAACCAGATCACCGCCATAGAAGTAGCGTGCTCCAATGGACTCCCAGAATGCATAGAGATGGCTACAAAGATGTATGCCACCTGGATGAACAGTAACAACACCAACAAGTATGGACACTACTGGATAAGTATATATCATTTGGAATTTGAATTATCTCAAACATGGCACATGATCTTATTGGTTTCTCCCACAAAATGGTCTCGCTGTAATAGCTTTCAATGTATTCTGTGGTGTTACTCTCCAGGATTTAGTAAGGGTAGGTGTCATTTAATCACTTTTTATCAcatgtgattgtgtgtgagGCTGTTGTTTCCACTCTGCAATGTGATTCTTGTCTTTAAAGTTGCTCCTGTTATGATTTTAATGCTAAGATGAGCTCTAATCCTAAATCACACACAGGGAAGGCCATGGCGAACATGATCCTGTTCCTGCTCTTTGAGGATGTGTTTGCCAAAACAAACCTCCAGTTACAGTTACTTTTACTTACCTTTCGGAATCAGTAAAATTTTCAGGGGCAACTTTAAAATAGAGGGACATTGACTCTTCAATAAATGTGTATACTGTTATATGCTCATTACCTCTACACATGCATGGACTGCATGAAAGTGTGTTAATGATTTCACACTTGCATTTGTATGCGAATGAAAATGTTAAGTGTGTGCTGATAGGCaggaaaatgtaatttcaacCATCCAGAACAACCAAGAGAACTTGAAAAGGAGACAGTCTTGATGTATGGAAAATAactttgtgtatatgtgtgtgtgtgattcagcATTCACCCCAACCTGCGTTCTGTAATCTACTGCCAAGCTGTGGCTGCTGGCGGGAAGACAGAGTGGGAGTTTGCCTGGAATAAGTTTCAGAGCTCCAGCGACACCTCAGAGAGAAACCAGCTCCGGAAAGCTCTGTCTTGCACCAGAAAGATCTGGCTGCTCAACAGGTAAAGCCAGCGAACAGATCTAGGATCAAACCAGGATTAAACATCAAGTCCTGATGAATtatttttgtgttctttttacTGTGTACATAATGACTCTTCCTTAATTACAGACACACCTGTGATAAGGTGCATCCCAAACAAGCAGTTTATATTAAGTGAAGCGCTAGTCAGTGCCTTCTTTATCTTTCAGATACCTGGAATACACTCTGAACGCTGAGAAGATACGCCTCATGGATGTTGCTTCCACCATTAACTACATAGCCCAGAACGTGGTGGGGCAGGCACTGGCCTGGAACTTTATCAGAGCACACTGGGAATATGTCAGTTTAGGGTGGGTTGTTATTTGGACTCTATCTACTGCCTCTCATAAACATCCATTTTCTGAGTCATGAAAAAGTATCTGAGATTGTGTAGTTGGGTTTGACCAATATAGACTTGAAAAGGAAGACATGATGCTATGCTGGTTTGAGGTTGATAATGGGCAGTATTTTGCATCAGTGCTAAATTTTGCCAGTTTAATTCATCACAGATTTATAAGGAAATTAGAAGTATTCATGGTTTACCCCAGAACATATGCTTGTCAGGGTGGAGAAGCCAACCTTACACAGCAGTTAGATTTTGAGAACTCTGTGCttaaacagaaatgtaattcTTTTTAGGGTGCGCAACTCTTCCACCAATCTTCTTTTTCCCTTGGTGCTGGGTAGGTAGTGTACTTTGGACACAGTTTGTGGTCTGTAAATTCCAAACAATGAACTAAAACAATGCTCTGTAGAGATGAGGGGTACTTCAGAGTTGTGATAATATTCTGTTTCATtgtaaatctaaaaaaatattgcttttagcagctttaaataaacatggccattttgggaaatatgtgtGCTTGCCACTGAAGCCAAGGTGAGGTGAGAATAATAAATCTTAAAGTTGGACCATCTATGTTTTTATATCAATAGATCCTTTAGCTGTGTGTTAGTGACAAACCTAAAGAGAATTACTATATGACtgtgcagttcccctcagctctacagagcccTTTAGCTTCTTAAAGCTCATTCTttagtgtttttctgtttggttTAGTCTACCACCAACTACATTTCCAGCCACAACAGGAAGAATCCCACTGTACACTAACTGCCCAGCaccaaaaacagagagacaaagtcAGTACCTAGCTGAAAAAGAAACTCAGACATCTAGCAGGTCAGAGGTGGTGGTCAAAACAGAGATTTAGAAAAATAGAGTGAATATTAGCTTTGCATTTGTCAATTGCCCAGAAGGAAAAGTCATGATTTCTACTGATGTGAAAATGAGCCCTTGTTTCCCTTGACAAATTCTTATGGTGATCATTTGTCCCAATGTGTCTTTTCAGCTTACCCCACTGGTCCCaggtggaaaaaaataaaataaataatgctgcTTTAAATCTCTGTGTGTCTAGTCCAGAGATAAATCAGGACACTTTTAGCCTAGCTTAGGCTTGGCTTAGGGTTGCTTAGTAGTATTGATTACAtagctacatgataaataacaTGCAATAATCTTTGCAAATATGCTGACAAACATGGGTTCATAGAGCAGTAAAAAAATAGTGATGTGACATGATAGTGTTTTTATGTTGGTATAGTCATTGAAGAACGTCCACCACCTCACAGTATCTGTTGTAAAGTTAAAGGCCATTATCAGCCCCACAGTGAATCTATCCATCTAACTCTGAACACTGTATCGGCTTGCTCATGTTTTTCTTGGTTCAACAGCTCTGTCTGATGTCCTGATTTGAAGCCATGCTCTGCCAACTGAGAACACAAGCGTGTTGTTTTTGTCGTGATTTTTTTATGAACATACTGCTATTTGCTGCCTCGCCAATGAAATCTGAACCTGTTTACAGAGGCCTCTTGACACTGAAGCAAACTGAGGTCCAGTCACTTGAATAAACGAGCACTACCATAAAAGAATATGATAAACAGTGGCTTGTAAAAATCTTGCACTGTGTCATCAAGTACAAAGGTCTTCTTATTTAGTGAGTGCTTATCATTAGCTCTCCTTCATAAAATCCCCACTGTTTGTGCCGTTACCAGGAAGCTAAATTGATCTTATCAAAGTTTAAATATACATAACAGACAGGGTTTCATTTCATGAgtacacagtcacacctgagaTCTAAATCAAGTAGATAGCGGGTattaaaaagtatattttagTAAGTAAACCTGTTGTCTTTCAGAATGTAATCAAATTCATACTTGTTTACAGTATGCAGTTTATTAGGTCCACCAAGCTAAAACTAAGGCAGTTTAATGAACAGTCCTGCAAAGATGAAGGTTacaatatttagtttttgttgtatttcagaAAGGTCATTTTAGAGGCTTCAGTATGTAGTGCTGTTGAATTTTACTGTGTTACACtaaaaaactgtttcagttattttgttCAACCTgtctgtatttttcttctgcCAGGGATGGAGCGATGCTGATCGAGGGAACGACAAGCAGGTTCTCGACACAATTTGAATTGGATGAGGTAATTAACTGATGTTTCATTAGGTCATAATGATAATACCAGCGTGCAAAGATGTCAAGTGGAAACTCCTGTCTTTCCAGTCACACACCAATAACTGATTTGTATTACATTAAGTATCTTGATCCACCCTGATATCATATCAGAAGTCTTTCTTGTCATCGTGAGTTCTATGGATGACAGCG
Proteins encoded:
- the LOC123961169 gene encoding aminopeptidase N-like produces the protein MLADVVGESVFNKGVNMYLSDFKYKNTDQNDLWEYIQKAVNDDSGHTNVNELMGTWVNQIGYPVITINTTNGEIYQKQFLFNDSSESILWWHIPITVMSDTSEPSSEWLTSSEIEKKEKFISKSGEWILANVNCTGYYRVNYNPENWQRLLNQLETNPKRIPLMNRGQLIDDAFNLARAKLVNVTLALNSTRFLRNETAYLPWESAVRNLDYFVLMFDRSEVYGPMQMYLREQVKGLYNFFRNYTDNSEVPNDHSLQHNQITAIEVACSNGLPECIEMATKMYATWMNSNNTNNIHPNLRSVIYCQAVAAGGKTEWEFAWNKFQSSSDTSERNQLRKALSCTRKIWLLNRYLEYTLNAEKIRLMDVASTINYIAQNVVGQALAWNFIRAHWEYVSLGDGAMLIEGTTSRFSTQFELDELDRFETDYDLGPATRAVQQAKEQTQVNIQWVNKNKDIILEWFETETAL